A single genomic interval of Hydractinia symbiolongicarpus strain clone_291-10 chromosome 8, HSymV2.1, whole genome shotgun sequence harbors:
- the LOC130655998 gene encoding annexin-B12-like produces MSYPPAGGYGYPPNPGYPPPPQQQAPAPTIGFDGLAQPGGGGSMPLPGGGYNAGYGQATPYPSGGGMPMPGAGAPYGQPGAPYGQPGPPSMQGVALAASAAVNFSHGGYSQQQTSGFYPAASHPPYAGGAPPQQSYGGAPAQPPYAGGAPTQQSYGGAPAQPPYAGGASTKPSYSTPTASHSPSPSSSNIPKEPETQGTVKDFQGFNAQKDAEVLRKAMKGFGTDEKAVTHIISTRSNRQRQQIKLEFATLYGKDLLKELRSELSGNYETAILALMCPADEYDAYQLYSAMKGLGTDEAALIEVLCTRTNKQIQAASHAYKRLYRKDLEKEIHGETSGHFRRLLVSLVQGSRLENQPLDHRKAAEDAQALYQAGEARWGTDESRFNVILATRSFPQLRLTFEEYRKISKRTLQQAISSEMSGDLKDGMKAVVKCASDRAAFFAERLHWSMKGLGTDDKTLIRIMVSRSEIDMVQIKAQFQKMYGKTLASFISDDCSGDYKKLLLQLAGGN; encoded by the exons ATGAGTTATCCTCCTGCTGGCGGCTATGGCTATCCACCAAATCCAGGGTACCCACCACCACCACAGCAACAAGCTCCTGCACCTACTATTGGTTTTGATGGCCTAGCACAACCTGGAGgg GGTGGTTCAATGCCATTGCCAGGAGGTGGTTATAATGCTGGGTATGGACAAGCAACCCCTTATCCATCTGGTGGAG GAATGCCAATGCCTGGTGCAGGGGCACCATATGGTCAACCTGGGGCACCATATGGTCAACCTGGACCTCCCTCAATGCAG gGTGTGGCACTTGCTGCTTCTGCTGCTGTTAATTTTAGCCATGGAGGGTACTCTCAGCAGCAAACATCAGGTTTTTATCCAGCTGCTTCACATCCTCCATATGCTGGTGGGGCACCACCACAGCAGTCTTATGGAGGAGCACCTGCACAACCTCCATATGCTGGTGGGGCACCTACACAGCAGTCTTATGGAGGAGCACCTGCACAACCCCCATATGCTGGTGGGGCATCAACCAAACCTTCATACTCTACTCCTACAGCAAGTCACTCTCCTAGTCCGTCGTCg AGCAATATACCGAAAGAACCAGAAACTCAAGGAACAGTTAAGGATTTCCAGGGATTTAATGCACAAAAGGATGCTGAAGTTTTACGAAAAGCAATGAAAGGATTTG GTACTGATGAAAAGGCTGTTACTCACATAATATCCACTCGCTCCAACAGGCAAAGACAACAAATCAAGCTAGAATTCGCAACGTTATATGGAAAA GACTTATTAAAAGAACTAAGAAGCGAGTTGAGTGGAAATTACGAGACTGCAATATTAGCTTTGATGTGTCCAGCTGATGAATACGATGCATATCAGTTATATTCTGCCATGAAG GGTTTGGGAACAGATGAAGCAGCTCTCATTGAAGTATTATGCacaagaacaaacaaacaaatacaagCGGCATCACATGCATACAAAAGGC TGTATCGTAAAGATTTGGAAAAAGAAATTCATGGCGAAACATCGGGTCATTTTAGAAGACTGTTGGTGTCCTTAGTACAA GGCTCTCGATTAGAAAACCAACCGCTGGATCATCGCAAAGCAGCAGAGGATGCTCAA GCACTATATCAAGCAGGCGAAGCGAGATGGGGAACAGACGAATCAAg atttaatGTTATACTTGCTACTAGAAGTTTTCCACAACTTCGTCTTACGTTTGAAGAGTACAGGAAG ATCTCTAAACGAACCTTGCAACAGGCCATTTCGAGTGAAATGTCTGGTGATCTGAAGGACGGAATGAAAGCTGTCG tgAAATGTGCATCTGACAGAGCTGCTTTCTTCGCGGAGCGGCTACATTGGTCCATGAAG GGTCTCGGCACAGATGATAAGACATTAATTCGTATCATGGTTTCACGCTCTGAAATAGATATGGTGCAAATAAAAGCtcagtttcaaaaaatgtatGGAAAGACTCTCGCTAGTTTTATCTCG gATGATTGCTCAGGTGATTACAAGAAATTATTGTTGCAACTGGCAGGCGGAAATTGA
- the LOC130655999 gene encoding serine-threonine kinase receptor-associated protein-like, protein MKSLFSSNMAAKQIPLTCPGHTRPVVDLGFSEVTQHGYFLISACKDGKPMLRQGDTGDWIGTFEGHKGAVWGATLNKTASLAATAAADFTAKVWDAIKGEERTSFSHKHIVKTVDFSQDDKKLLTGSNEKKMRIFDVENTDKEPVILEGLGGNPKACIWLNDDKNIISGCDEKVIRLWDVQTLKEVNSITLDRPLQGMQLSSDKSVLAIACGKTALFYDTQSLQQIQSCETNTNVFSVSLSPDKTTFVAGGEDFILYKYDYQTGAKLEYYHGHFGPVHCVRYSPDGEVYASGSEDGTLRLWQTNVGNTYGLWKANISDEEEQTKGLDENHITEVAVES, encoded by the exons ATGAAGTCGTTATTTTCTTCCAACATGGCGGCCAAACAGATTCCGTTAACCTGCCCTGGCCATACAAGACCGGTGGTTGATTTAGGTTTCTCAGAAGTAACGCAGCATGGGTATTTTTTAATCAGTGCTTGTAAAG atgGAAAACCAATGTTGCGACAAGGAGACACTGGTGATTGGATTGGTACTTTTGAAGGGCACAAGGGTGCTGTATGGGGTGCTACTTTAAATAAAACAGCCTCTCTTGCAGCTACCGCAGCTGCTGATTTTACAGC aaAGGTTTGGGATGCGATTAAAGGAGAGGAAAGGACATCTTTCTCGCACAAACACATTGTGAAAACTGTGGACTTCTCACAA GATGACAAAAAACTTCTTACCGGAAGTAATGAAaagaaaatgagaatatttgatGTTGAGAATACAGATAAAG AGCCAGTCATTTTGGAAGGTCTTGGTGGAAACCCTAAAGCTTGCATTTGGTTAAATGATGACAAAAACATTATAAGTGGATGTGATGAGAAAGTCATCAG GTTGTGGGATGTGCAGACACTGAAAGAAGTGAACAGTATAACTTTAGACAGACCGTTACAAGGAATGCAGCTGTCATCTGATAAAAGTGTTTTGGCTATTGCATGTGGAAAAACGGCGTTGTTTTACGATACACAGAG CTTGCAGCAAATACAATCCTGTGAAACTAACACAAATGTTTTCTCCGTATCACTGAGTCCAGATAAGACAACTTTTGTGGCAGGTGGTGAAGACTTTATATTATATAAATACGATTACCAGACTGGAGCTAAGCTAG aatactATCACGGTCATTTCGGTCCCGTGCATTGTGTTAGATATTCTCCCGATGGGGAGGTGTACGCGTCTGGGTCAGAAGATGGCACGTTACGCTTATGGCAAACCAATGTGGGGAATACTTACGGTCTGTGGAAAGCTAATATAAGCGATGAAGAAGAGCAAACGAAAGGTTTAGATGAGAATCATATAACTGAAGTTGCAGTGGAATCGTGA